Genomic DNA from Pseudomonas fitomaticsae:
CGGGCGGCGGGGGCGGTTTCTTTTTCGGCCAGGCTTTCCAGCGCATCGATCAGTGGCAAGCCGGCGTTGAGCAGGGTGGTCAACTCCTGGCTGAACAGCACCAGGTTGAAGGTTTCACGCTTGCTCAGGCGCAACGAACGCCAGTGGCGCTCGGCGTGCAGGCTGACCACGCGCAAGCCCTGATCCTCGGCGATACGCCGCGCCTCGCTCTGACCCGGCGCCTCGACGCTCAGCGACACCACCCCGGCCTTGCCCACTGCTTTGAGTTGAAATCGCATGCCGTGTGCTCCGCTTATTGCCAGTTGGTGACTTCGGCGTTTTCGCCATCGCCGCCGGGCTGGCCGTCCTTGCCCATCGAGAGCAGGTCGTACTCGCTGTTTTCGCCGGGATAGCGGTAGGTGTAATTACGCCCCCACGGATCCTGCGGCAGTTTTTTCTGCAAGTACGGGCCGGTCCATTTCGCTTCGTCGCTCGGTGCGGTCACCAGCGCCTGCAAGCCCTGTTCGGTGGACGGGTAGTGGCCGACCTCCAGCCGATACAGATCCAGCGCCTTGCTCAGGCCTTCGATCTGCGCCTTGGCGACCTTCACTTCGGAACGCCCCAGCTGGGCGAAATATTTGGGCGCGACGATCCCGGCCAACAGGCCGAGCACCACCAGCACCACGAGCAATTCGAGCAGGGTGAAACCGCGTTGGGCACGCGGACGAAAATGCAGCTTCATGATGACCTCCCGTGAGTGGCAGCCGTGTCGCCACAAGGGCTTATGCAATTGCCATGCTCAGCCCCCGATACATTCGGCTGTTGGGCTGAAGCCCTTGTATTACGGGCTTTTCAAGAGTCGGCACAGTGCTTGCGTAGGGCTGGATGACGACGGGTCAGTGGGGCATTTCCCCCAATTTTTCGGGGCCTGTCAGGGGAGGCCCAATGATCCATTCATTCACTGCAGGACTGCTCGGCTGCGTGTTGTCGGTCGGTGTCGCGCAAGCCGATGTCTTCGTTTCCATGGACGCCAAGGGCAGCTACGTGCTGTCGAACGTCCACCGTCCCGGACGCACTTACGAGCGGGTGATCCGCGACGCCGATGCGCCACTGGTCAGCCTTGACCGGCAACCGCAATTGATCGCCAACCAGCCCTACGCGGAGCTGGTGTCAGCGGCGGCCAGCGCCAATCACCTGCCCGAAGCCTTGCTGCACGCGGTGATCAAGTCCGAATCCAACTACAACCCCGGCGCCACCTCGCCCAAGGGCGCCGGCGGACTGATGCAATTGATGCCCGACACCGCCCGCGAGCTGGGGGTGAAAGATGTCTACGACCCCAAGGCCAACATCCAGGGCGGGGCCAAATACCTCAAGCGCCTGATGACCCTGTTCGACAACGACATCGCCCTGGCCGTAGCGGCCTACAACGCCGGGCCTGACGCGGTGCTCAGCCGGGGCCGGGTGATTCCGCCGTTCGCCGAAACCCAGCGTTACGTCCCGAGCGTTTTGCGTCAGTACCGGCGCTTGCAGGGGCTGGCGGTGGATGCACCGTTGTAAAGGATGTCCCCGGTTTCCCCACTATCGGGGCAAACCGATGGCCCCGAAAAAAGTGGGGAAACGGGTGGGGAATATCCCCCGCATTCTCAAGTGACCTGTGTAACTGATTGAGATGGAAGGCAATTTTTTGTGGCATGCGGATTGCTCTCAGGGCTTTAACGAGAATCGTTCCCTGTGAGCACCCACTACGAGGTTTCCGATCATGGTTGGCATTCACCACGCACCGTCCCTGTTGAACTGGCTGCTGTTGCTGGTCTCGATGCTCAGTGTCGAACTGGCCAGCGCCACCGTGCGCTGCGAGCGCAATCTGGTGGCCAATGTGGTCGCCTTCGATCAACCGCTGATGTTCAACCGTCTCGGTGCGCAGAACGTCAACGGTATGATGTACGCGCTGCGCCGCGATGTGGTCGATGACCATGACGTCTCGCTGGCCTATGGCGGCAGCGCGGTGCCGGGCAAGGTGTCGCTGCGTGCGGACAAGCGTCCACGGCCACTGGTGCTGCGGGTGGCTGCCGGTGATTGCCTGACGATCAATCTGCAGAACCTGCTCGATTACCAGGCCAATCCCAACAAGCACTTCGAAGGGCCTGAGGGCGAAGAAGGCGAAGAGGGCATCGAGAACGCCGGCGGTGCGGAAGACTTCAAGGTCGACGAACAGGTCGCCGACCGCCATGTCGGTTTCCAGGTCAACGGCCTGCAAGCGGTGAACAGCATCGACGACATTTCCTCCTACACCGGGCGTAACGCCAACACCCTGGTGCCGCCGGGGGCGAGCCGTTCGTACGTCCTCTACGCCGAGCGCGAAGGGGCGTTTGCCGTCAGCAGCCGTGGCGCGACATTCGGCGGGGAAGGCGCGGCCGGCAACGTCGCCAATGGCCTGTTCGGCCAGGTCGTGGTGGTGCCGAAGTCGGGGCGCACCTATCGCAATACCCTCACCGAAGAAGAAATGCGTCTGGCAACCACCGGCCGCACACCGGCCGGTCACCCGATCGTCGATTATCAGGCCCGCTACCCGCAGCGCGAACCGTGGTTGCGTGAAGGCAAGGCCGGCACGCCGATCATCAGCATGGTCGACGGCAACGAAATCATCTCCAGCGAAAGCGACGCCATCGTCATGGGCAGCAACGCCGATGGCAGTTTTGCGCCCAGCACCTATCCGCTGGAATCGGTGGGCAAACGCAACCCGGCGATCCCCAACCGCCTCGAG
This window encodes:
- the gspG gene encoding type II secretion system major pseudopilin GspG produces the protein MKLHFRPRAQRGFTLLELLVVLVVLGLLAGIVAPKYFAQLGRSEVKVAKAQIEGLSKALDLYRLEVGHYPSTEQGLQALVTAPSDEAKWTGPYLQKKLPQDPWGRNYTYRYPGENSEYDLLSMGKDGQPGGDGENAEVTNWQ
- a CDS encoding lytic transglycosylase domain-containing protein, with product MIHSFTAGLLGCVLSVGVAQADVFVSMDAKGSYVLSNVHRPGRTYERVIRDADAPLVSLDRQPQLIANQPYAELVSAAASANHLPEALLHAVIKSESNYNPGATSPKGAGGLMQLMPDTARELGVKDVYDPKANIQGGAKYLKRLMTLFDNDIALAVAAYNAGPDAVLSRGRVIPPFAETQRYVPSVLRQYRRLQGLAVDAPL